Genomic DNA from Paucilactobacillus hokkaidonensis JCM 18461:
ATCCAGCGAGAAAGTGATGATGGCGAGCCTAGTGGCACTGCCGGGGTTCCAATCTTGCAATCGCTACAACTACTCGAAGTTCATGATGTCGTCGCTGTTGTAACCCGCTATTTTGGTGGTATTAAGCTTGGCGCTGGTGGTTTAATTCGGGCTTACAGCAACTCAACTTCTGACGCAGTCCATGCAGCCGGTTTGGTGACTATTATTGAACAAGCCACTTTAAACTTAAAAATTGCATATGCTGATCACGATGCCTTGATCTATTTTTTGAAAAAAAACGATCTACACGTTGCTGATGAGCAATATGGTGTTGACGTGCTGGTTTCTATTTTTGTAGATCAAGATAAAGTTGAAGCTGTTCAAAATAAAATTATCAATTTATTGCAGAATCGTATCAGTATTTCTGTTGGAGATTCTCACTTTAATGAAGTCCCCTATGAAAATTGATAATTTAACTCTAATTGTCAAAATCTTTTGAGATATGTAAACTAGTACTGTTTCCTAAAGTATAGACACAAAATATTCCCTGTAATACTTCAAAAACGAAGTATTACAGGGAATATTTTATGCTTTAGATCACGGAAACAATCCGTGCCAGTTTGC
This window encodes:
- a CDS encoding YigZ family protein; translation: MPYLTIARNFAHEQTIKKSRFICSLARISNENEAQSFIATITKQEHKANHHCFAYQLGPNDEIQRESDDGEPSGTAGVPILQSLQLLEVHDVVAVVTRYFGGIKLGAGGLIRAYSNSTSDAVHAAGLVTIIEQATLNLKIAYADHDALIYFLKKNDLHVADEQYGVDVLVSIFVDQDKVEAVQNKIINLLQNRISISVGDSHFNEVPYEN